One segment of Arvicanthis niloticus isolate mArvNil1 chromosome 5, mArvNil1.pat.X, whole genome shotgun sequence DNA contains the following:
- the Sfpq gene encoding LOW QUALITY PROTEIN: splicing factor, proline- and glutamine-rich (The sequence of the model RefSeq protein was modified relative to this genomic sequence to represent the inferred CDS: deleted 1 base in 1 codon) gives MSRDRFRSRGGGGGGFHRRGGGGGRGGLHDFRSPPPGMGLNQNRGPMGPGPGGPKPPLPPPPPHQQPQQPPPQQPPPQQPPPHQQPPPHQPPHQQPPPPPQESKPVVPQGPGSAPGVSSAPPPAVSAPPANPPTTGAPPGPGPTPTPPPAVPSTAPGPPPPSTPTSGVSTTPPQTGGPPPPPAGSSGPGPKQGPGPGGPKGGKMPGGPKPGGGPGMGAPGGHPKPPHRGGGEPRGGRQHHAPYHQQHHQGPPPGGPGPRTEEKISDSEGFKANLSLLRRPGEKTYTQRCRLFVGNLPADITEDEFKRLFAKYGEPGEVFINKGKGFGFIKLESRALAEIAKAELDDTPMRGRQLRVRFATHAAALSVRNLSPYVSNELLEEAFSQFGPIERAVVIVDDRGRSTGKGIVEFASKPAARKAFERCSEGVFLLTTTPRPVIVEPLEQLDDEDGLPEKLAQKNPMYQKERETPPRFAQHGTFEYEYSQRWKSLDEMEKQQREQVEKNMKDAKDKLESEMEDAYHEHQANLLRQDLIRRQEELRRMEELHSQEMQKRKEMQLRQEEERRRREEEMMIRQREMEEQMRRQREESYSRMGYMDPRERDMRMGGGGTMNMGDPYGSGGQKFPPLGGGGGIGYEANPGVPPATMSGSMMGSDMRTERFGQGGAGPVGGQGPRGMGPGTPAGYGRGREEYEGPNKKPRF, from the exons ATGTCTCGGGATCGGTTCCGGAGCCGCGGTGGTGGCGGTGGAGGCTTTCATCGGCGTGGAGGAGGCGGTGGCCGGGGCGGCCTCCATGACTTCCGCTCTCCGCCGCCTGGCATGGGCCTCAACCAGAACCGCGGCCCCATGGGCCCGGGCCCTGGCGGCCCGAAGCCACCGCTCCCGCCTCCACCTCCGCACCAGCAGCCGCAGCAACCTCCGCCGCAGCAACCGCCGCCGCAGCAGCCCCCACCGCACCAGCAGCCGCCGCCACACCAGCCGCCCCATCAACAGCCCCCGCCTCCGCCGCAGGAATCCAAGCCCGTCGTCCCCCAAGGCCCCGGCTCTGCGCCCGGAGTGAGCAGTGCGCCTCCACCGGCCGTCTCCGCTCCGCCCGCCAATCCCCCGACCACCGGCGCCCCGCCAGGCCCGGGTCCTACCCCGACTCCGCCGCCCGCCGTCCCCTCCACTGCCCCCGGACCGCCTCCCCCATCGACGCCGACAAGCGGAGTCTCAACAACCCCTCCACAGACCGGTGGCCCTCCGCCACCGCCCGCTGGTAGCTCCGGTCCGGGGCCTAAGCAAGGTCCAGGCCCTGGCGGTCCCAAAGGCGGCAAGATGCCCGGTGGGCCTAAGCCTGGAGGTGGTCCGGGAATGGGCGCTCCTGGTGGCCACCCGAAGCCACCGCACCGAGGTGGCGGGGAGCCTCGTGGGGGCCGGCAGCACCACGCGCCCTACCACCAGCAGCACCATCAGGGGCCCCCTCCCGGCGGACCGGGACCGCGCACAGAGGAGAAGATATCCGACTCGGAG GGATTTAAAGCCAACTTGTCTCTCTTGCGGAGGCCTGGAGAA AAAACATATACACAGCGCTGTCGGTTGTTTGTGGGGAACCTACCAGCTGATATCACAGAGGATGAATTCAAAAGACTGTTTGCTAAATACGGAGAACCCGGAGAAGTTTTTATCAACAAAGGCAAAGGGTTCGGGTTCATTAAACTT GAATCTAGAGCCTTGGCTGAAATCGCCAAAGCTGAACTTGATGATACTCCTATGAGAGGTAGACAGCTTCGTGTTCGGTTTGCCACACATGCTGCCGCCCTGTCTGTCCGGAATCTCTCTCCTTATGTGTCCAATGAACTTTTGGAAGAGGCCTTTAGCCAGTTTGGTCCTATTGAAAGGGCCGTTGTAATTGTGGATGATCGAGGAAGATCTACAGGGAAAGGCATTGTTGAATTTGCTTCCAAGCCCGCAGCAAGAAAAGCATTTGAAAGATGCAGTGAAGGTGTTTTCCTACTGACAAC AACTCCTCGCCCAGTCATTGTGGAACCACTTGAACAGTTAGATGATGAAGATGGTCTTCCTGAAAAATTGGCCCAGAAGAATCCAATGTATCAAAA GGAGAGAGAAACACCACCTCGTTTTGCTCAGCATGGCACATTTGAGTATGAATATTCTCAGCGATGGAAATCCTtggatgaaatggaaaaacaGCAAAGGGAACAAGTTGAAAAAAACATGAAGGATGCAAAAGACAAGTTGGAAAGTGAAATGGAAGATGCCTACCATGAACACCAAGCAAATCTTTTGCGCCAAG ATCTGATAAGACGCCAGGAAGAATTAAGGCGAATGGAGGAACTTCATAGTCAAGAAATGCAGAAACGTAAAGAAATGCAATTGAG GCAAGAGGAGGAACGACgtagaagagaggaagagatgatgaTTCGCCAACGTGAGATGGAGGAACAAATGAGACGCCAACGAGAAGAGAGTTACAGCAGGATGGGCTACATGGACCCA agagaaagagacatgaGAATGGGTGGTGGTGGAACAATGAACATGGGAG ATCCCTATGGTTCAGGAGGCCAGAAATTTCCACcactaggtggtggtggtggcataggTTATGAAGCTAATCCTGGAGTTCCACCAGCAACCATGAGTGGTTCCATGATGGGAAGCGACATG CGTACTGAGCGCTTTGGGCAGGGAGGTGCGGGTCCTGTGGGTGGACAGGGTCCTAGAGGAATGGGCCCTGGAACTCCAGCAGGAtatggtagagggagagaagagtaTGAAGGTCCAAATAAAAAACCCCGATTTTAG